One Thermodesulforhabdaceae bacterium genomic region harbors:
- a CDS encoding CoA transferase: MAEELKKEGTISFEGEDLDQESELEKKVIGLAVNREYALWAWKETKPEDVPKKPEALDDMLVIDASYGSFAGLFASSILAEMGAEVIRIEPPEGDIARKMSPFGMMIKDTGLPYLVEGGRNKYHITCNLETEEGRQLFRRLVKKADVLIETFKPGYLASKGLGYKDLSAENPGLIYCALHSYGHFGDDTVKFGNQPDYDIIAQARGVIMSIMGEPELDPEVPQEYKRPLKHGNWMGWYVGGAWAAYGIGLAMFYKRKTGKGQFIDCSPPEGLLSISNYLLPYFHMSGNEMIRAGNYDYAVFPYTYVKCKDGYTFISGFTDPNWTALCEIMERPDLREMFPTIKERLTPENQPKIQHEIEKFTTKYTADELLEIVTQYSRKPDKKGTVVVGRLENPTDVLQREHWKERMAFITIDDPYYGKLLVQNSSFNGMTLTPGRIKWLCRPVGADNEFIYKKYLGIGRTLLDEYKAKKIV; the protein is encoded by the coding sequence ATGGCGGAAGAATTGAAAAAGGAAGGAACGATTTCCTTTGAAGGTGAAGATTTAGATCAGGAATCAGAGTTGGAAAAAAAGGTTATCGGGCTTGCTGTGAACCGAGAATATGCACTGTGGGCATGGAAAGAAACAAAACCGGAGGATGTTCCTAAAAAGCCGGAAGCTCTCGACGATATGCTGGTGATTGATGCGTCTTATGGGAGTTTTGCCGGTCTTTTCGCTTCATCTATTCTTGCCGAAATGGGAGCGGAAGTAATTAGAATAGAGCCTCCTGAGGGAGACATTGCCAGAAAAATGTCTCCTTTTGGGATGATGATAAAAGACACGGGACTTCCTTACTTAGTGGAAGGTGGACGCAATAAATACCACATTACTTGCAACCTTGAGACGGAAGAAGGTCGCCAACTCTTTCGCCGTCTTGTTAAAAAGGCTGATGTTTTGATTGAAACTTTTAAGCCGGGCTATCTCGCATCGAAAGGGCTTGGATATAAAGATCTTTCTGCCGAAAATCCCGGTCTTATCTACTGCGCACTTCACAGCTATGGGCATTTCGGAGATGATACGGTCAAATTTGGTAACCAGCCAGATTATGACATCATTGCTCAAGCTAGAGGCGTCATTATGTCGATCATGGGTGAACCAGAATTAGATCCTGAAGTCCCCCAAGAATATAAAAGACCTCTTAAACACGGGAACTGGATGGGATGGTATGTTGGAGGCGCCTGGGCGGCTTATGGAATTGGCTTGGCTATGTTTTATAAGCGAAAAACCGGTAAAGGACAATTTATAGATTGTTCTCCTCCTGAAGGTCTGCTTTCCATCTCAAATTATCTCCTCCCGTATTTCCACATGTCAGGAAATGAAATGATAAGAGCCGGAAACTACGACTATGCCGTATTCCCTTACACTTATGTTAAATGCAAAGATGGATATACCTTTATATCCGGTTTTACGGATCCTAACTGGACGGCACTGTGCGAGATTATGGAGCGCCCAGATCTTAGAGAGATGTTCCCGACCATTAAAGAGCGTCTTACACCGGAAAATCAGCCTAAGATTCAGCATGAAATAGAAAAATTTACCACCAAATACACTGCTGACGAGCTTCTTGAAATCGTAACCCAATATTCTAGAAAACCAGATAAAAAGGGAACTGTGGTGGTTGGAAGGTTAGAGAACCCAACGGATGTTCTACAGCGAGAACACTGGAAAGAAAGAATGGCTTTTATCACGATTGATGATCCTTATTATGGAAAGCTACTTGTGCAAAATTCGTCCTTTAATGGAATGACTCTGACACCGGGAAGAATTAAGTGGTTATGTCGTCCTGTAGGGGCTGATAATGAGTTCATCTATAAGAAGTATCTTGGTATCGGAAGAACTCTTTTGGACGAGTATAAAGCAAAAAAGATAGTGTAA
- a CDS encoding CoA transferase: MEHLEKYAKEMEKLVNSGRLFDKPEPLKGVRVLEVCYVVLGPAAMDYLAEFGAEVIKFEGQKGDQMRFVTPYAYFWKNMSPGMEEQNHNKYWVGMHLGNPKAKELFLEMVKKADVVADNLTPGRMAAWGLSYPELSKINPGIIQLHVSGYGSWGPWTGRTSYDAVAQSMGGLSSITGFKERGPIKSGVWIADWATALMCAVAIIMALNYRERTGKGQFIDYMQAGNVIRLLDWTWLYTYLTGQDRPRSGNRDLAICPSDLFDCQDGWVALAAFTEEEFKGLCTAMNRMDLFQQYADPVTRLKEENAAVILKAIDEWTRTKKVAEVEALGQQYGFAASHVITTREAYYSPHYRKRGAIQEFDDALYGPMVEPCYPPRMSETPSRLKWAQRPLGFDNYYVLATLCGLSAKEVEQLEAEGVIFRWNPAVPSVCPPPDWDGKRGLKLAY; encoded by the coding sequence ATGGAGCATCTTGAGAAGTATGCAAAAGAGATGGAGAAACTTGTTAACAGTGGGCGACTTTTTGACAAGCCTGAACCCCTTAAGGGGGTCAGAGTACTTGAAGTCTGTTACGTTGTTCTTGGTCCGGCTGCTATGGATTACCTTGCTGAGTTTGGTGCAGAGGTCATCAAGTTTGAAGGGCAGAAGGGAGATCAGATGCGTTTTGTAACTCCCTATGCCTACTTCTGGAAGAATATGTCTCCTGGAATGGAAGAACAAAACCACAACAAATACTGGGTGGGGATGCATTTAGGAAATCCCAAAGCTAAAGAACTTTTCCTCGAAATGGTTAAAAAAGCTGACGTTGTGGCTGATAACTTGACCCCAGGTCGAATGGCTGCATGGGGGCTGAGCTATCCCGAACTTAGTAAGATTAATCCAGGAATTATTCAGCTCCATGTTTCTGGATACGGTAGCTGGGGACCCTGGACTGGAAGAACTTCCTATGATGCTGTGGCTCAAAGCATGGGAGGACTTTCTTCCATTACTGGATTCAAAGAGAGAGGTCCTATTAAATCCGGCGTCTGGATCGCCGACTGGGCGACAGCTCTTATGTGTGCTGTAGCAATTATTATGGCTTTGAACTACCGTGAACGCACAGGAAAAGGGCAGTTCATTGATTATATGCAGGCAGGAAACGTTATACGGCTTCTTGACTGGACATGGCTTTACACATATCTGACCGGTCAAGATAGACCCAGGTCTGGAAACCGTGATCTGGCTATATGCCCCTCTGATCTTTTCGACTGTCAGGACGGTTGGGTGGCTCTGGCTGCATTCACCGAAGAAGAATTTAAAGGGCTTTGCACAGCTATGAACCGCATGGATCTGTTCCAGCAGTATGCAGATCCTGTAACCAGACTGAAAGAAGAAAATGCTGCCGTAATTCTCAAAGCTATTGACGAATGGACCAGAACAAAGAAGGTTGCTGAAGTGGAAGCCCTTGGTCAGCAGTATGGTTTTGCCGCATCACACGTAATTACAACTCGAGAAGCCTATTATAGCCCTCACTACAGGAAACGTGGTGCTATACAGGAGTTTGACGATGCCCTTTACGGCCCCATGGTAGAACCTTGCTACCCACCCAGAATGAGCGAAACTCCCAGCCGCCTGAAATGGGCTCAGCGTCCTCTCGGGTTTGACAACTACTATGTGCTCGCCACCCTGTGTGGACTTTCTGCCAAGGAAGTAGAGCAACTCGAAGCCGAAGGGGTTATTTTCAGGTGGAATCCTGCTGTTCCATCAGTGTGTCCACCACCGGATTGGGACGGTAAAAGAGGACTTAAGCTGGCTTACTAA
- the aat gene encoding leucyl/phenylalanyl-tRNA--protein transferase translates to MTVFRLGRDLVFPHPDYADPDGLLALGGDLSPRRLILAYSWGIFPWYSKGEPILWWSPDPRLVIFPEKIKISKSLKRVIKKGVFRVSMDEAFSQVVRSCAETRLQKGIGTWITPEMVEAYEKLHNLGYAHSVETWYGDELVGGLYGVSLGLAFFGESMFSRMADASKIALVFLAKTLQLWGFKIIDCQVTTDHLIRMGAEEIPRRTFLEILRQIVSHPHKKGSWQRDFESSLNAVEPLLKGC, encoded by the coding sequence ATGACTGTTTTCAGGCTTGGTAGGGACCTGGTTTTTCCACACCCTGACTATGCTGATCCTGATGGGCTTCTTGCGTTAGGAGGAGATCTTTCGCCTCGGCGTCTTATTTTGGCTTACTCCTGGGGAATCTTTCCCTGGTATAGCAAGGGAGAACCTATCCTGTGGTGGTCACCCGATCCTAGACTTGTGATATTTCCGGAAAAGATCAAAATATCCAAAAGCTTAAAGCGAGTAATAAAAAAAGGCGTTTTTCGAGTATCAATGGATGAGGCTTTTTCACAGGTCGTCAGATCCTGTGCAGAAACTCGCTTACAAAAGGGGATAGGCACCTGGATTACACCTGAAATGGTGGAGGCTTACGAAAAGCTTCATAACCTCGGATACGCTCACTCTGTGGAAACCTGGTATGGAGACGAATTGGTTGGAGGACTTTATGGCGTTTCCCTTGGACTTGCCTTCTTTGGTGAATCCATGTTTTCTCGTATGGCTGATGCGTCCAAGATTGCTCTGGTTTTTCTCGCTAAAACTCTTCAACTCTGGGGTTTTAAGATCATAGATTGTCAGGTGACCACTGATCATCTTATACGTATGGGAGCTGAAGAAATTCCAAGAAGAACCTTCCTTGAAATACTACGCCAGATCGTTTCACATCCTCATAAAAAAGGAAGCTGGCAGAGGGATTTTGAAAGTAGCCTTAACGCTGTAGAGCCCCTACTTAAAGGATGTTAA
- a CDS encoding methylated-DNA--[protein]-cysteine S-methyltransferase, which yields MFTEQAVMQVKWLKEVGEQLETRKKDQLGRLANQIIREFSEYWEGRRKIFSIPYIFSIGTPFQHRVWQQIASIPYGSTISYGRLSLLIKGTSLASRAVGQACAKNPLPLIIPCHRVVKSDGSPGYYLAPDGALLKAKLIAFEKENK from the coding sequence GTGTTTACAGAACAAGCTGTTATGCAAGTTAAATGGCTCAAGGAAGTGGGCGAACAACTCGAAACACGCAAAAAAGATCAGCTCGGAAGGCTTGCCAATCAAATCATCCGGGAATTCTCCGAATATTGGGAAGGTCGCCGCAAAATCTTTTCTATTCCCTACATCTTTAGCATCGGAACGCCTTTTCAGCACCGGGTCTGGCAACAGATTGCATCCATCCCCTACGGATCAACTATATCCTACGGCAGGCTGTCGCTACTGATAAAAGGAACCTCCCTAGCTTCCAGAGCTGTAGGGCAGGCTTGTGCAAAAAACCCTCTTCCCCTCATTATTCCATGCCACAGGGTGGTTAAAAGCGATGGCTCGCCAGGCTACTACTTGGCTCCAGATGGGGCTTTACTAAAGGCAAAGCTCATTGCTTTTGAAAAAGAAAATAAATAG